The Streptococcus sp. DTU_2020_1001019_1_SI_AUS_MUR_006 sequence ATGCCACGAGTCTTCATCATCGATGATGCCAGCTTAAATGCCTTTGCTACGGGTTCAAATCCCCAAAATGCAGCGGTAGCAGCAACGTCAGGACTCCTTGCAATTATGAATCGTGAAGAGTTAGAGGCGGTTATTGGTCATGAAGTCAGTCACATTCGTAACTATGATATTCGGATTTCTACGATCGCGGTTGCCCTTGCTAGTGCTATCACCATGCTTTCTAGTATGGCAGGTCGTATGATGTGGTGGGGTGGTGCAGGCCGTGGTCGTAGAAGTGATGACCGAGATAGTGGTGGACTTGAAATTATTATGCTAGTTGTTTCTCTTCTAGCAATTATTTTGGCTCCCCTAGCAGCAACCTTGGTACAACTAGCCATCTCTCGTCAGCGAGAATTTTTAGCAGATGCTTCAAGTGTAGAGTTGACTCGTAATCCTCAAGGGATGATCAATGCCCTTCGTAAGCTGGACCATAGTCAGCCTATGAGTCGTCATGTGGATGATGCTAGCAGTGCACTTTACATCAACGATCCTCAAAAACGAGGTGGCTTGCAAAAACTCTTCTATACCCATCCGCCAATCTCAGAACGTATTGAGCGTTTGAAACATATGTAAAAACATCCAGAGATTTTCCTCTGGATTTTTGCATCAATCACCTCACTTGTGACTTGTCCTCTCACAAAAAAGTAGTATAATATATGTAATTAAATACTAGTGAGGTGAATCATGTATAAGCGTTGGATGACCTTTTTCTTGATTTTGAT is a genomic window containing:
- the htpX gene encoding zinc metalloprotease HtpX, producing the protein MLYDQIASNKRRTWILLLVFFLLLALVGYAVGYLFMRSGLGGLVIALIIGFIYALSMIFQSTEIVMSMNGAREVNEQTAPTLYHVVEDMAMVAQIPMPRVFIIDDASLNAFATGSNPQNAAVAATSGLLAIMNREELEAVIGHEVSHIRNYDIRISTIAVALASAITMLSSMAGRMMWWGGAGRGRRSDDRDSGGLEIIMLVVSLLAIILAPLAATLVQLAISRQREFLADASSVELTRNPQGMINALRKLDHSQPMSRHVDDASSALYINDPQKRGGLQKLFYTHPPISERIERLKHM